CTACCTTATCAATTGAATTGATTATTTGCTTATCTTTACTCATTATTAGTCCAAATCCTTTGTCCATAGGCTTTTTAGGGTCTAATAAAGCTGTTTTTGATTCAATGTTTTCAATAAACATTTCATTGCGTGCAATTATGTTTTTAATATTATTAATAAAACTTTTTTCAATGTAATTTAAATCGAGTGATTGCATATCATATTTATTATTAATCTTTAAAACATTTTGTTTTTTAAGGTCTTCTAATTTTAACTGATGATTGTTATAAACATTTTTAAATAATCGAATTTGGTTTTCATAATTATATGCTAATTCTTTTAAAAGTTCTTCAGTACTAATTGAAGCTAGTTCAGCTGCCGCTGTTGGTGTTGCTGCTCTTAAATCAGCAACATAATCACTTAATGTAATATCAGGTTCATGACCAACCGCACTTATAACTGGAATAGACGAATCAACTATTGCTTTTAAAACTTCCATTTCATTGAAAGTTCATAAGTCTTCATAGCTTCCACCACCGCGACCAACAATAAGAATATCTAGTTTAGGTTCAAATAGATTTGCTTGTTGTATTTTTTTAGCTATATCAAACTTAGCTGTTTCTCCTTGAACCATTGTAGGAAATAAATAAATATTAACTGAAGGCATTCTTCTTTTTAAAGTTGTTATTAAATCTTTAATAGCAGCTCCTGAATCAGTAGTAATTAAACCTATATTTTTAGCAAAGCGATTAATTGGTTTTTTTCTTGATTGATCTGTTCAACCTAAAGCAGTTATTTCTTTTAAACGTTCTTCAAAAATAGCTTGAAGATCGCCTTTTCCTTCAACACTTACATCAACAACTTCAAAACTTACTCTTCCACTAGGTACATAATATGTTAATCTTCCATAACATGTTATTTCCATTCCCTCTTTTACATTTAGGTTAATAAGTTTATGTGCATTGCTTTTTCATATCATTGCAGCTATTGTACTTTGATTATCTTTTAAAGAAAAATATACATGTCCTGATTTGTTAAAAGATAGATTACCTACTTCTCCTCTGACATATATATTTTTGAAATAATTACTGCCTTCAATAGCTTCTTTAAATATTTGACTTATTTCAGCTACTGAAAATATTTTGTTTTCCATTATAGTTTTATAACCTTATCTAAACATGCATTTACAAATTTGTAATCAAAATCAACTTCGTTTTCTTTTACTAAATTAACTAATTCATTAATTGTTACAGCTTTTGGAGTTGGAGTAAAGATAATTTCATAAGCACCAATAATTAAAACTGATTGAATATATGTTGGAATTCTATCTCATTTTCAATTTGAACTTAAGTGCTTTTTAATTTCATTTTTTAGATCTGAAAGTTTTTCAGCAATATTATTTGCTATTAAAGTTGTTTCAACATCTAATTTTTCTTGTGTTTCATCCAGTATATCTTGCTTGATGTAGTTAACATCATTATCCATTAATAAATATCTGTAAAACATTTGCACTAAATATGTACGTCTTTTAGTCATACTTAATTTTTGTTCGCTCATAATATCACCTTCCCTTTTGTTTAATTAATTATCTCATATTTTATTTAACTTTTTTTGTAAATTTTTTATTAAGTAAGTTTTCAATTTCTTCTTTATATGGAGCTTTATTTTCTACATATGGAGTTTCTAAAATTTTTGGTACATCAATATATTCTTCATCTCAAAGCACTTTTAAAAGATTATCAAATCCAATATAACCATATCCAATATTTTCATGTCTATCTTTATGTGCTAATAAAGGGTTTTTTGAATCATTTAGATGGAAGCAAATAACTTTTTCTTTACCAATGGTATTATTAATATCTTTTTTGATTGAATCTCAATCATTGAAATCATAACCTGCATCATGCATATGGCATGTGTCTAAGCAAACTGCTACTTTATCTGGTTGTTCAACATTATCAATTACATATTTAAAATCGTTTAATGATAATCCAACCTCAGTACCTTTTCCAGCCATTGTTTCTAAAGCAATAACTACATTATTTTGAGTTGCAGCAACAGCATTTAATCCTTTAACTAATGCATTTAATGCATCTGTATAATCACCTTTTAGTCTAGCTCCTGGATGTAAAACTAAAATCTTAACTCCAATTTCTTCACATCTTTTAATCTCTTGTTTTAAAAAATCAACACCAAAATCTCAAGTAGTTTGGTTAACTGGATTTGAAATATTGATAATGTAAGGTGCATGAACTACTAAATGATCTTTATTAATGTTATTTTCTTTCAAGATCTGATCAAATTTTTCAATATGTAATTTCTCTGTTGCTGTACGCACTGAATTTTGAGGTGCTCCAGTATAAAACATTAATGTATTAGCATCATAACTTATTGCTTCATTAACACTTCCGATTAAATATTCACCATGTTTATTAGTTTTGCTCATTCCAACATGACTACCTAAGATTGGTTTTTTCATTTTATTCTCCTTTAAAATGCTTTATTGCGCATTCTTTATCTTTGTTCAATAACTCTTTTAATTCTTCTAAATTATTTACTTTAACACTCTCACGAATAAAATCTATAATTTCAACTTCTATTCCTCAACCATAAATGTCTTGGTCAAAATCTAAAATATGACTTTCAAAAACATTAACACCATTTTTATTTGTTCAATAAGCACTAATACTTGGATATAATTTTTCATCATTTGGTAATTTAGTTGTTGTTAAATAAACTGCTTCTTTTAATTTCAATTCATCATTAATTACGATATTTGCTGTTGGATAATCAATTGTTCTACCAATATGGTTACCATGCTCAACAAATCCCTTAAATCCAAAATTAAATCCATTTAATTGCTTATATTCTTTTATTTTTCCTTCTTTTAAAAGTATTTCACTTTTTATAATTTGCTTATTAAGATTTTGATCATAACTGATTACCTTATTTTCCATAAAAGCAGATTTTATTTTGTCTAAATCAATATTATTGCTCAAAATATAAGCTTTTTTAATATTTAAATCCTGCTTAATTCTTTCATAATTGAACTCTTGATTAAATGAATGTCATAAAACAACTTCACAGTCTAATTCAGTTGCCTTTTGTTCTATTCCATTATTTGGAATAATATTTTTAAAGTTACTTGTTTCTTTTTGAATTAAAATAACTTTCAAATTCTCTTCCTTTGCTTTTTTAATTATATTTGTTTCATTCTCATCCCATCTGTCAAATTCTGCAAAAACAGCTACTGTTTCAGGTAGGTTTCATAGCATCATTAGCATTTCATTATAATGTATAGCCATTTCTTTACTCCTTTTATTTATTTACAAATTAATTTAATTATATTTCTAAAAATCAAATTATTGTTGCACTAAATTACTTTTTTATTTCTATTTTACATTATAATTATAAAATGTGAAAAGGAGAAATTTATGGCTGAAAAAAAACAAGCTAAAAGCAAAATTAAAGTTGTTAAACCGCTAAAAAAAGAAACTAAACAAACTAAAGAATTACTTTCTGATTTAAATAGCAAAATTAACAATAGTGAAGTTTCGGAAAAAGAAAAAAGATTGACTTTAATCAAAACTCATAAAAAAATTACAAATCTTTTATTGAAAACTATTCCATACTTATTATTCTTATTTATATTAGACGTTGCAATGCTGAGTGTGATTACAGTGTTATTCGTTCTTTCAGCATTTGTACTTGAAGGAACAGCAGCTAATGTTGTTAGATACATATTATTAGGTGTTTCAGCATTCATGCTTGCAAAATTTACTTACATGAACTGATTTTCAAAAAACTTATATTTTAAAAAAATTATTGTATTTAAATATAAGTCAAAAGTTGATAGACAAAAATTTAGAGCAGTTAGAGAAATATCATTTACACCAATTTGATTCTTGATTTTCTTTGTTGCATCAAATTTTTACATTACTATTTTAGTAAACTTCGAAATTCAACAAAACTTTGTATCAACTGGTGATAATAAAGTTTTAATCTGAGCTATTTTAAGAACTACTATTGATATGATGCTTCTTCCATCATTCTTAAACTCATTTAACAAAATTGCTGATAAATCTAAAGCAATTGATGCAAACTATGTTAAATTGATTAAAGATCAATATTTCTCAAATAAATCATTATTTGAAGATGTAGAATTCGAAGATAACTATTTAAACTTAAAGTTTAGTAAAAACAGTTTAACTTCAAAAAATGGATTATTTATTTTAGTTAATAAAGATGATTTAACTAGACCTGATCAAGGAAGAATGATTGAAATTAATAATGAGATATTAGATCGTTATAAAGAAATTTGAGAGAGTTATGTTGACTTACTTGAAAATAGAATGAAAGCTAAATTCAATAAGGCTACTGTTCATAAACTTTTCTGATTAGAAAGAATTTATGACACAATTTTCTTAGATTTATTTGAAATTTAGTATTTATATTTAAAAACCTCATGTTGATTCATGAGGTTTTTATTTTTTATCTTCAATTAATTTCTCATTATAGATAACTTGAAATTCATTTTTTGCAATTTGTTCTTTAATAGGTAAAACTTGATTTAAATACTTAGGATTTGCTTTTCTTCCTGCCATTAAAGCATTATAAATAACTCATCCTAAGATTGGAACAAATCATAATAATCTTAATCATCCAGCTGTTTTGCTGTCAATTTTACTTACTTGCTTGTAAAAATCTTTGTTTTCTACTTTCAGTTGAGCATTTTGTTTCACAAGCTCTTCAACTGTTAAGTCTAAATTTCTTTTTAAAATTTGTTCACTCATAGTTTCTCCTATATATAAGTATTTTAACTACAATAAATTTTAACATAAAAATCTAATATACTATTTGATATAATAAATTTATTATGAAAGGAGCTGATTAAATGTTTCCCTATTTAGGAATTATTATTGCTTCAATCTTTGGTTATTTATTAGGTAGTGTTCTTTGATCAGTCCCTGTTACTAAATGAGTTAAAGGTGTAAGTATTTACGAAGTTGGTTCAAACAACCCAGGAGCCACTAATACAGTTAGAATTTTAGGAAAAAGATGAGGTTTAGCAGTTGCTTTACTTGATGGATTTAAAGTTTTAATTACTGCTGCATTTGCTATTGGTCTTTCAATGATACCAAGTGAATTATTTAGCAAAACAAGTTATTTTATTCCTTGTATCTTTGTTTTAATTGGACACTGTTGACCTATTTGATTTAAATTCAAAGGTGGTAAAGCAGTTAGTTGTTTCTTGGGATTATTAGTTGTAGTTAATTATTTATACTTTTTAATTTTCTTTATTGTTTGATGAATATTTGCTTTCAAATATCGTAAAGTTAGTTTATCTTCAATTATTGGAACAGCAACTATCTTGTTAATAATGTGATTGCCTTGAACATATGGAGTAATGGGTTATAGTTTATTTAATGGTTATGATTCATTTATTGATGCTTGAAATAATAATATTGTTTTTAGTTTTTATAATTTTTTCCATAAGTTTTCTTCTGAAATACACGGAATTAACTATGCTGATGGAATGTTAACAGGTCAAATTATTATTTTAGTCGGAATGATTATTTTAGTTGTTAGACATAAAACAAACATTGTTAAATTAAAAAATAAAACTGAAGAACCAATTTACCCTAAAAAAACAAAAGAATACTAAAATGTAGCAATTTTTGCTACATTTTTATTTGTTATAATATCAAAAAGGAGATTCTAATTATGAACAAAGCTTTAATAATAGTTGATTATCAATTTGATTTTGTTGATCCTAATGGAAAATTGTATGTACCAACTGCTGAAACTAAAAAAGAATATATAGAAAAATTAATTCAAGAATTTAAAGCAAATGATAATCTTGTTGTTGCAACTAAGGACGTTCATCCCGTTGATCATTACTCTTTTTCTGAATGAGGTCCACATTGTGTTGTTGGTACAAATGGTACTGATTTATATTTTAATGATTCACAAGTTGATATGGTTATTAAAAAAGGAACTAATAAAAATACAGAAAGTTATAGTGCTTTTTTTGATGAAAAAGGTAATTCAAATAATTTAGATGAATATTTAAAAGCAAATAAAATAACTAGTTTAACAATTGTTGGAGTTGCTTTAGAAGTATGTGTAAAAGCAACTTTTGATCATGCAATTGAATTAGGATATCAAACAGTGATAGATTTAAAAGGTTGTGCTGGATTTCAAGATAAAAAATAAAAACTACAAAATTTTAAAAGTAATTGATATAATAAAGTTAGTATTTGAACAAATCGAATCTTAAAATTTTAACATTATAGTTCATAATTTTATCTATTTGATCAGTATTATAGAAAGTAGACGACAAAATGAACAAAGTTATCTCAGTTAAAATTTCTGATATTGCTCCTTTTGGTGCATTTGCTATTTTTGAATTAGACGGTAAACAATACAAAGGTTTAATTCATATTAGTGAAATTGCTAACACTTTTGTAAACGACATTAACGATTTCGTTAAAGTTGGTCAAGATGTTGAAGTTCTAATTTTAGAATTAAACGACGAAAAAGCTCAAGCAAAATTATCAATTAAAAAAGTTAACGCTTAATTAATAATTAACGAACTAAAAAAGAGAACTTATTGTTCTCTTTTTTTATAATTAAAATATTTATGTATTTATTATTGAATATAAACACAACATTAATATATAATAATTTAAATAATTAAATATAAAAAACTTATACATGACAACATATTGGGTTGTCGACCTGCCTCTGGACCTATCCTTAGACTATAAGCGTGAGGTTTTTTTACACAAAAAAAGACCTCTTTTTTTATTTAGAAGGAGATTAAAATGAAAAATACTCAAATCTTGATTTTAGATTTTGGAAGTCAATATACACAGTTATTAGCTAGAAGAGTTAGAGAAGCTAATATTTATACAGAAGTTTTACCTTTTGATACATCAATTGAAAAAATTAAAGAATATCCACTACTAAAAGGTATCATTCTTTCTGGTGGACCTTCAAGTGTATATTTACAAAATGCTTATAAAATAGATTCTGAAATCTTAAATTTAGATATTGCTATTTTAGGTGTATGTTATGGTATGCAATTATTAACTCAATATTTTCAAGGTGCTGTTGAATTAGCTGATGAACAAGAATTTGGTAAAGCTATTATATCAATTGATGATAAATCTAATCTTCTTTTCAAAAATGTTGATGAAAGTTCACAAGTTTGAATGAGCCATGCTGATCACGTAACTAAATTACCAAAAGATTTTAAACAAATTGCACATTCTAACGCAAGTATTGCAGCCATTTCTCATAATACTAAACCAATTTATGGTATTCAATTCCATGCTGAAGTTACTCATTCTTTACAAGGTAAACAAATGTTAGAAAACTTCTTATATGATATAGCAAAATGTAAAAAAGACTGAAATCTTGATGATTTTATTGAACAACAAATTAAAGAAATTAGAGAAGTTGTTCAGGATAAACAAGTTATTTTAGGATTAAGTGGTGGAGTTGATTCATCTGTTGCTGCAGCAATCATTGGTAAAGCAATTGGTAAACAATTAACTTGTATTTTTGTTGATACAGGTTTATTAAGAAAAAATGAAACAACTGAAGTAATGAAAGCATATGAAACTAACTTTGACATTAATATTAAATTAGTTGATGCAAGTGATCTTTTCTTTTCTGAATTAAAAGGAATTAAAGAACCTGAAGCTAAAAGAAAAGTTATTGGTAAATGTTTTATAGATGTTTTCACTGATGCAGCTAGACAATATAAAGATGCTGATTTCTTAGCACAAGGAACTATTTATCCTGATGTTATTGAATCTTCTTCTCATGGAGCTAGCTCTAAAACAATTAAATCTCATCACAATGTTGGTGGATTACCAGAAGATTTAAAATTTAAATTAATTGAACCTTTAAGAAACTTATTTAAAGATGAAGTTAGACAAGTTGGTTTTAAATTAGGTTTACCAGAAGAAATGGTTAATCGTCATCCTTTCCCAGGACCTGGCTTAGGAATTAGAGTTATTGAAGAAGTAACTAAAGAAAAAGTTGAAATTTTACAAGAAGTAGATGCTATTTTTATTAAAAAATTAAGAGAGTGAAATTTATATAATTCAGTTTCACAAGCCTTTGTTACTTTACTACCAGTTAAAACTGTTGGGGTAATGGGTGATAATCGTACTTATGATTATGTTGTTGCTTTAAGAAGTGTCAATACAATTGATTTTATGACAGCAACTAGCACACATCTTCCTTGAGAATTTTTAGATGAAGTAGTAAATGAAATAATAAATAAAGTAGATAATGTTAATCGAGTAGTTTATGATGTTACATCTAAACCTCCAGGAACAATAGAATGGGAATAAGAATTATGAATAAAGATCTAAATGGAAAAATTATAAATGAGGCTATTACTTTTGATGATGTACTATTAGTACCTAATTACTCAGAAGTTTTACCACATGAAGTTTGTTTAAAAACTAAATTGACTAAAAATATTGAATTAAATATTCCTATCATTTCTGCTGCAATGGATACAGTTACTGAATCTGAGTTAGCAATTGCAATTGCAAGTATTGGTGGTATTGGCATTATTCATAAAAATTTAACAATTGAACAACAAGCAAATGAAATTAGAATAGTTAAATCAATTAAACCTACAGATGAATATCCAAATGCTTGTATTGATGCTAATGGATTTTTAAGAGTTGGTGGTGCTGTTGGAGTTAATGATGAAACTTTAACGCGTGTAGAGAGTCTAATTTCAGCTGGTATTGATGTTTTAGTAGTTGATTCAGCACATGGTCATAGTAAAGGTATTATTGATGTTGTAAAAGCAATTAGAACTAAATATCCTAACTTAGATATTATTGCTGGTAACATTTGTACAGTTGAAGGTGCTGAAGCCCTTTATAAAGCTGGAGCTGATTGTGTTAAAGTTGGAATCGGTCCTGGAAGTATTTGTACAACTAGAGTGGTTGCTGGAGTTGGAGTACCTCAAATTACAGCAATTAATGATGTTTACAATTGATCTATTAATAAAGATGTAACTTTAATTGCAGATGGTGGAATTAAATACTCTGGTGATGTTGTTAAAGCTTTAGCAGCGGGTGCTCATTCTGTAATGTTAGGAAGTATGTTAGCTGGAACTGAAGAAGCTCCTGGTCAAGAAGTTATTATTAATAATAAAAGATATAAAACTTATGTTGGTATGGGTTCATTAGCAGCAATGAAACGTGGAAGTAGTGATCGTTACTTCCAAAAGGGAGCTAAAAAATTAGTTCCTGAAGGAATCGAAGCTGTTGTTCCTTTCAAAGGGACTTTAGAAGAAGTTATTTTTCAATTGGTTGGTGGTTTAAGAAGTGGAATGGGTTACACTGGTTCTAATACAATAGATACTTTAAGACACAATGCTAAATTTGTTAAAATAACTGGAGCTAGTTTAAAAGAATCTCATCCTCATGATGTAGAAATTTCAGCTGAAGCTCCTAATTATAAATAATTGTACAAATAATAAAAAATCTAGAATTTAATCTAGATTTTTTTATAAGTTAATAAATATAAGATTAAACAACAAAAGAACAGTTTAAATAATTTTATAATACAAAGCATATTAAAAAAATAACTTTTATATACTCTTGTATAAATATTTACAATTATTTTTAATTAATGAAAACATTTCATCAATATGCTTATTTTTTTCTACTTCTTGATTTAATTATTTTAAAATTACTAGTTAAATTGTATGTTTATATATAAGATTCTATAGCCATCTTTTATATTTTAAAGTTTTTTCTTCACTGTTAAAAAAATAGTGTAATATGCTTTAGTTATTAAAAAGAGAATAGTAAAGCCAAGTTATATTATGAAAAAGAAGATTTAAAAACTTTTAGATAATATTTGACAAAGAATATATAGATTTTTAATTTATATATTCTTATAAGGAAATATAAAAAAAGTGAAAAGAGAAAATCCTTCCACTTTAAATTAAATTATTAAAAATGATTCTTATCATTTTCTGGTACATGGTTTTATAGCTCTAGTTAAAGGAATAATTGCTGCACCTTCATTAAATCTAATTAATACTCCATTGCCTTTATTCTGCTTTTGAATTTCTCTAGCATTAATTGCTAAATTAAGAGCTATACTTGCAGTTAATAAGCCTATTGGAGGAAGCAATAAAGAAATTACTCCTAGGACTGCTGATATTATTCCTTGATCGTTTATTCAATTTTCAGTAAATTCATTGTCCATTTCTAATCTTCAAACTAATCCTCATCACTCATATCAAGTTTTTGGAGGATTAAAACAGCACTTACCATAAAATGTATTAAGTATAGTTCCTTTATCTTTTTTAGTTTCAAAAATTAAGTAGCTAATAACAATAGAATTAAAATACTCATTTTCTATATTCCTTAAAGCATTTTTTATTTTTTCATTAAATAAAACAAATTACTCAGATTTCTCATTTAACGTGAGTATTTTTTTGTTGGTCTTTCATACAAAATTATATCTACCTTCCGAGTAACAAAAAAACTTATTATTTAATAAAGAGTTATAATATTAAAGAACTAAAAGGAGGTTAAATGAAAGAATTTTGCATTAAATATAAATTTGAATGGTACAAGTTCCAGTTACCAATTATTTCGCTATTATTAATATTTATTTTTCAAATGATTAATCTTGAAAAAATATACTGATATATACCTTTTATTTTAGTTTTATGTATATCTTTATTTTTATATTTCCCAACAATTATAAGGTTAAAAAAATTTGAGCTAAAGAAAAATGATTTCAAGGCTTGAATAATATCATTTTTTATAATTGATTTAATTTGTTGATTTTTTTTATTGGCACAAATTATTGGATTTTGATCAGGGCTAGATACTTTAGGTTTTTCTTTCGCAATAACAATCATTATAAGTATAAATTCTTTTATTTACTACCAAGTAAATAAATTAAATAAAAGAAAAAACTTCTAAAATATAAAATAAACTTCACATAAAGAAAAAACTTTATTATTATACTCGTGCAAAAACAAATTTATTTTCAAAAGTAGATTAATCTAATTCTGTTAATTATAAATTAAAATTGAAACTGCAATGCTTGTGAGAAAATAATCTCGTAGGAATTCAGTTTCAATTTTAATTCTCACATTTTAAATAATTCTTTATTTTTGGCTTGTTGCATTGTGTGCATTGTTTTTTAATGATCTCTTTAGTAATGAAAAATCAAATAATTACTCTTAAGATAATTCAAATTATCATTACTGTTAATTGACTGCCTATTTTTTTTAATTCA
This is a stretch of genomic DNA from Mesoplasma coleopterae. It encodes these proteins:
- a CDS encoding S1 RNA-binding domain-containing protein, producing the protein MNKVISVKISDIAPFGAFAIFELDGKQYKGLIHISEIANTFVNDINDFVKVGQDVEVLILELNDEKAQAKLSIKKVNA
- the xseA gene encoding exodeoxyribonuclease VII large subunit, with the translated sequence MENKIFSVAEISQIFKEAIEGSNYFKNIYVRGEVGNLSFNKSGHVYFSLKDNQSTIAAMIWKSNAHKLINLNVKEGMEITCYGRLTYYVPSGRVSFEVVDVSVEGKGDLQAIFEERLKEITALGWTDQSRKKPINRFAKNIGLITTDSGAAIKDLITTLKRRMPSVNIYLFPTMVQGETAKFDIAKKIQQANLFEPKLDILIVGRGGGSYEDLWTFNEMEVLKAIVDSSIPVISAVGHEPDITLSDYVADLRAATPTAAAELASISTEELLKELAYNYENQIRLFKNVYNNHQLKLEDLKKQNVLKINNKYDMQSLDLNYIEKSFINNIKNIIARNEMFIENIESKTALLDPKKPMDKGFGLIMSKDKQIINSIDKVAINQEIKLVLKDGEIETIIKGVKKNGK
- a CDS encoding isochorismatase family protein — encoded protein: MNKALIIVDYQFDFVDPNGKLYVPTAETKKEYIEKLIQEFKANDNLVVATKDVHPVDHYSFSEWGPHCVVGTNGTDLYFNDSQVDMVIKKGTNKNTESYSAFFDEKGNSNNLDEYLKANKITSLTIVGVALEVCVKATFDHAIELGYQTVIDLKGCAGFQDKK
- the guaB gene encoding IMP dehydrogenase → MGIRIMNKDLNGKIINEAITFDDVLLVPNYSEVLPHEVCLKTKLTKNIELNIPIISAAMDTVTESELAIAIASIGGIGIIHKNLTIEQQANEIRIVKSIKPTDEYPNACIDANGFLRVGGAVGVNDETLTRVESLISAGIDVLVVDSAHGHSKGIIDVVKAIRTKYPNLDIIAGNICTVEGAEALYKAGADCVKVGIGPGSICTTRVVAGVGVPQITAINDVYNWSINKDVTLIADGGIKYSGDVVKALAAGAHSVMLGSMLAGTEEAPGQEVIINNKRYKTYVGMGSLAAMKRGSSDRYFQKGAKKLVPEGIEAVVPFKGTLEEVIFQLVGGLRSGMGYTGSNTIDTLRHNAKFVKITGASLKESHPHDVEISAEAPNYK
- a CDS encoding riboflavin kinase, whose protein sequence is MAIHYNEMLMMLWNLPETVAVFAEFDRWDENETNIIKKAKEENLKVILIQKETSNFKNIIPNNGIEQKATELDCEVVLWHSFNQEFNYERIKQDLNIKKAYILSNNIDLDKIKSAFMENKVISYDQNLNKQIIKSEILLKEGKIKEYKQLNGFNFGFKGFVEHGNHIGRTIDYPTANIVINDELKLKEAVYLTTTKLPNDEKLYPSISAYWTNKNGVNVFESHILDFDQDIYGWGIEVEIIDFIRESVKVNNLEELKELLNKDKECAIKHFKGE
- a CDS encoding deoxyribonuclease IV, with amino-acid sequence MKKPILGSHVGMSKTNKHGEYLIGSVNEAISYDANTLMFYTGAPQNSVRTATEKLHIEKFDQILKENNINKDHLVVHAPYIINISNPVNQTTWDFGVDFLKQEIKRCEEIGVKILVLHPGARLKGDYTDALNALVKGLNAVAATQNNVVIALETMAGKGTEVGLSLNDFKYVIDNVEQPDKVAVCLDTCHMHDAGYDFNDWDSIKKDINNTIGKEKVICFHLNDSKNPLLAHKDRHENIGYGYIGFDNLLKVLWDEEYIDVPKILETPYVENKAPYKEEIENLLNKKFTKKVK
- the nusB gene encoding transcription antitermination factor NusB, with the translated sequence MSEQKLSMTKRRTYLVQMFYRYLLMDNDVNYIKQDILDETQEKLDVETTLIANNIAEKLSDLKNEIKKHLSSNWKWDRIPTYIQSVLIIGAYEIIFTPTPKAVTINELVNLVKENEVDFDYKFVNACLDKVIKL
- the guaA gene encoding glutamine-hydrolyzing GMP synthase, whose product is MKNTQILILDFGSQYTQLLARRVREANIYTEVLPFDTSIEKIKEYPLLKGIILSGGPSSVYLQNAYKIDSEILNLDIAILGVCYGMQLLTQYFQGAVELADEQEFGKAIISIDDKSNLLFKNVDESSQVWMSHADHVTKLPKDFKQIAHSNASIAAISHNTKPIYGIQFHAEVTHSLQGKQMLENFLYDIAKCKKDWNLDDFIEQQIKEIREVVQDKQVILGLSGGVDSSVAAAIIGKAIGKQLTCIFVDTGLLRKNETTEVMKAYETNFDINIKLVDASDLFFSELKGIKEPEAKRKVIGKCFIDVFTDAARQYKDADFLAQGTIYPDVIESSSHGASSKTIKSHHNVGGLPEDLKFKLIEPLRNLFKDEVRQVGFKLGLPEEMVNRHPFPGPGLGIRVIEEVTKEKVEILQEVDAIFIKKLREWNLYNSVSQAFVTLLPVKTVGVMGDNRTYDYVVALRSVNTIDFMTATSTHLPWEFLDEVVNEIINKVDNVNRVVYDVTSKPPGTIEWE
- a CDS encoding glycerol-3-phosphate acyltransferase, which produces MFPYLGIIIASIFGYLLGSVLWSVPVTKWVKGVSIYEVGSNNPGATNTVRILGKRWGLAVALLDGFKVLITAAFAIGLSMIPSELFSKTSYFIPCIFVLIGHCWPIWFKFKGGKAVSCFLGLLVVVNYLYFLIFFIVWWIFAFKYRKVSLSSIIGTATILLIMWLPWTYGVMGYSLFNGYDSFIDAWNNNIVFSFYNFFHKFSSEIHGINYADGMLTGQIIILVGMIILVVRHKTNIVKLKNKTEEPIYPKKTKEY